The DNA sequence GCGGGTGCCGGGCGCGCAGTTCGGCGGCGCGGGCGGCGGTCCCGGTCACCGTCGACACGGTGAGCACGGTCCCGGTGAGCGCCCCGGCCGCGGTGGCGGCCGCCCTGACCAGGGCGGCGGGCGGACGGTGGGTGACGGTGCCGAAGCCGAGGTCGGTGACCGGCAGGAAACCGTCGGCCGTCTCGGCGCCCAGGTCGGCGGCGGTGATCTCGTCGGCGACGACGAGCGAGCCGAGCGGCGCGTGCGGCGGGAAGCCGCCGGCGATCCCGGCGGAGACGACCAGGCCGTAGGGGCGGCCGTCCAGGTCGGCGGCGGTGAGCGCGGCGGCCGTGGAGGCGGCGGCGAGCGCCGGACCGACACCGGCGGCCAGCAGACCGGGCCCGCCGGCGACCTCGTGCACGGTCACCGAGGGCAGGACGGTCTCCCGCACCGGGCCCGGGAACGCCCTGGCCACCGCGTCCCGCTCGACGGGGACGGCGGTGGCCACGAGCACACGGACGGACGACGTGATCAGGCGTCCTTCTTCAGCCGGAAGGACCACAGACCCGTGGTGTCCTCCTCGCCCTCCTTGATCGACACCAGGGTCGAGTCGCCCTGGGCGCCGTACTGGGCGTTGAAGAACACGCTGCCCGGGATGGTGCGGTAGGTCTTCTTGCTGGCGTCGGTCAGCGGCTGACCGTTCATCAGGATGGTCCAGCCCTTGTCGGCG is a window from the Streptomyces capillispiralis genome containing:
- a CDS encoding futalosine hydrolase, which encodes MVLPAEEGRLITSSVRVLVATAVPVERDAVARAFPGPVRETVLPSVTVHEVAGGPGLLAAGVGPALAAASTAAALTAADLDGRPYGLVVSAGIAGGFPPHAPLGSLVVADEITAADLGAETADGFLPVTDLGFGTVTHRPPAALVRAAATAAGALTGTVLTVSTVTGTAARAAELRARHPRALAEAMEGFGVAEAAAAHGVPVLEVRAVSNPVGPRDRAAWSIGDALSALTEGFGKLAPVLESWNRHDRHEQ